The following are encoded together in the Juglans microcarpa x Juglans regia isolate MS1-56 chromosome 2D, Jm3101_v1.0, whole genome shotgun sequence genome:
- the LOC121250051 gene encoding persulfide dioxygenase ETHE1 homolog, mitochondrial translates to MLRLSLLRITLPRPTTLFNFPTRHTKLRPQTMAASYTTRSSSHPCFNNLLFRQLFEKESSTYTYLLADLSHPDKPALLIDPVDKMVERDLSLVKELGLKLIYAMNTHVHADHVTGSGLIKSKIPGVKSIISKASNSQADLLIEAGDKVCFGDLFLEVRATPGHTLGCVTYVTGDGPDQPQPRMAFTGDALLIRGCGRTDFQGGSSLQLYKSVHSQIFTLPKDTLLFPAHDYKGFTVSTVEEEMLYNPRLTKEEEAFKNIMENLKLPYPKMIDIAVPANMVCGLQDVSAKPVEATSN, encoded by the exons ATGCTTCGGCTCAGTCTCCTTCGGATCACTCTTCCTCGCCCTACTACTCTCTTCAATTTCCCAACCCGTCATACTAAGCTCAGGCCCCAAACCATGGCCGCGTCGTACACGACGCGGTCGTCTTCTCATCCCTGCTTCAACAATCTCTTGTTTCGCCAGCTCTTCGAGAAGGAGTCCTCAACCTACACGTACTTGCTTGCCGACCTGTCTCATCCTGACAAGCCTGCTCtg TTGATTGACCCTGTTGATAAGATGGTGGAGAGAGACCTCTCCCTTGTAAAAGAGCTTGGACTGAAACTGATTTATGCTATGAACACCCATGTCCATGCTGACCATGTAACTGGTAGTGGTCTTATTAAG AGCAAGATTCCTGGAGTTAAATCTATCATTTCAAAAGCGAGCAACTCGCAGGCTGATCTTCTGATCGAAGCTGGTGATAAAGTCTGTTTTGGTGATCTATTTTTGGAG GTTCGTGCCACTCCTGGCCATACATTAGGATGTGTTACTTATGTTACAGGAGATGGTCCTGATCAACCTCAACCGAGAATGGCTTTCACTGGGGATGCCTTACTGATACGTGGATGTGGGAGAACTGATTTTCAG GGCGGTAGTTCGCTTCAACTCTACAAGTCAGTGCATTCACAG ATTTTCACATTGCCTAAGGATACACTGCTCTTTCCCGCCCATGATTACAAAGGGTTTACT GTTAGCACTGTGGAGGAGGAGATGCTTTATAATCCTAGGCTTACAAAAGAGGAG GAAGCATTTAAGAATATTATGGAAA atctTAAACTCCCATACCCGAAAATGATAGACATCGCTGTCCCTGCAAATATGGTGTGCGGGTTGCAAGATGTCTCTGCAAAGCCTGTTGAAGCAACATCAAACTAG